In one Dermatophagoides farinae isolate YC_2012a chromosome 4, ASM2471394v1, whole genome shotgun sequence genomic region, the following are encoded:
- the LOC124490906 gene encoding uncharacterized protein LOC124490906 translates to MAKFNIKEMHIFGMGNPLLDITATVDNAFLEKYGLPKNSAILAEAKHEPMYEEVINKYEIEYSAGGATQNTMRYCQWVVGKNLQLTTFIGAVGNDYFGKIMEQKAKDDGVNVHYQKVDDALTGTCAVLLNNNGKYRSLCAYLGACKKFDKHFLLSNSVFVEKAKLYYISGHMLPVSHESCMHIAQHSMDWGKDFFFNLAAPYVTQKCQKELEKLMTYVDFFFANLDEALAFATMKGYTTKDPKEIAKLIAKEPKQKYNNPRIPSQYKAGRVVVITQSENPVIMFKSDWSDVKEFPVPQLSEKELKDTNGAGDAFTGGFLAMYIWGKPLEQCINCAIYCATECVKQQGCTLPKTMSYKF, encoded by the exons ATGGCGAAATTCAATATCAA ggAGATGCACATTTTTGGCATGGGTAATCCATTGCTTGACATTACGGCGACAGTTGATAATGCTTTTCTTGAAAa ATATGGATTACCGAAAAATTCGGCCATATTAGCCGAAGCTAAACATGAACCGATGTATGAAGAGGTAATTAATAAATATGAGATTGAATATTCAGCAGGTGGTGCAACACAGAATACGATGCGGTATTGTCAATGGGTTGTTGGTAAAAATCTACAATTAACAACATTTATCGGTGCCGTTggtaatgattattttggtaaaataatggaacaaaaagCCAAAGATGATGGTGTTAATGTACATTATCAAAAAGTTGATGATGCTCTTACCGGTACCTGTGCCGTATTgcttaataataatggcaaatATCGTTCACTTTGTGCTTATCTTG gTGCTTGTAAAAAATTCGATAAACATTTTCTTCTATCCAATTCGGTATTTGTGGAAAAGGCTAAACTTTATTACATTAGTGGTCATATGTTGCCAG TATCACATGAAAGTTGTATGCATATTGCACAACATTCAATGGATTGGGgtaaagattttttcttcaatctag cTGCTCCATATGTAAcacaaaaatgtcaaaaagaattggaaaaattaatgacatatgttgattttttctttgccaaTCTGGATGAAGCCCTTGCATTTGCCACAATGAAAGGATACACT ACAAAAGATCCGAAAGAAATCGCCAAACTTATTGCTAAAGaaccgaaacaaaaatacaataaTCCACGCATACCAAGCCAATATAAAGCTGGCcgtgttgttgtcattacaCAATCGGAAAATCCGGTCATCATGTTTAAATCCGATTGGTCCGATGTAAAAGAATTCCCCGTACCACAATTATCAGAAAAGGAATTAAAAGATACAAATGGTGCTGGTGATGCATTTACCGGTGGTTTTTTGGCCATGTATATTTGGGGTAAACCATTGGAACAATGTATTAATTGCGCTATTTATTGTGCAACTGAATGTGTTAAACAACAAGGCTGTACATTGCCTAAAACCATGTCTTATAAATTCTGA